The Triticum aestivum cultivar Chinese Spring chromosome 7B, IWGSC CS RefSeq v2.1, whole genome shotgun sequence genome window below encodes:
- the LOC123158604 gene encoding aspartic proteinase nepenthesin-2 has protein sequence MRPAESLASTRPAVPRRLDARVGGKSPTAADVRSGFDQQRSLATEREGRRAPCSGQTARALLIFSRRHQLHLHPPPTMAAYRSLLVALLLALSSSSSASAATPYGFEFPQFNAPVADAGCDGKLVAEEEALARRVPPLKLHMTHRSAAAGATGTGAFFLDSAEKDAVRIDTMHRRVALSGSGAAQRGSGPRRALSERVVATVESGVAVGSGEYLVDVYVGTPPRRFRMIMDTGSDLNWVQCAPCLDCFEQSGPVFDPAASTSYRNVTCGDARCGLVSPPETAAPRECRRPRTDPCPYYYWYGDQSNTTGDLALEAFTVNLTGAAGTRRVDGVAFGCGHRNRGLFHGAAGLLGLGRGPLSFASQLRGVYGGHAFSYCLVEHGSAAGSKVIFGHDDALLAHPRLNYTAFAPATGTDTFYYLQLKSVLVGGEAVNIPSDTLAAGGTIIDSGTTLSYFPEPAYRAIRQAFIDRMSPSYPLIPGFPVLSPCYNVSGAGKIEVPELSLAFADGAAWEFPAENYFIRLEPEGIMCLAVLGTPRSGMSIIGNYQQQNFHVLYDLELNRLGFAPRRCADV, from the exons ATGCGCCCCGCTGAGTCGCTCGCCTCCACAAGGCCGGCTGTCCCGCGCCGCCTGGATGCCCGGGTGGGAGGGAAGAGTCCCACCGCCGCTGACGTACGCTCGGGCTTTGACCAGCAGCGTTCCCTGGCGACGGAGAGGGAGGGGAGGCGAG CACCCTGCTCTGGTCAAACCGCACGCGCTCTACTTATATTCTCCCGACGCCACCAGCTCCATCTCCATCCTCCACCAACCATGGCCGCGTACCGCTCCCTGCTGGTGGCCTTGCTCCTcgcgctctcctcctcctcgtcggcgtcggcggcgaccCCGTATGGCTTCGAGTTCCCGCAGTTCAACGCCCCCGTCGCCGACGCCGGCTGCGACGGCAAGCTGGTcgccgaggaggaggcgctcgCGCGCCGGGTCCCGCCGCTCAAGCTCCACATGACCCATcgctccgccgccgcgggcgcgacggggacgggcgccTTCTTCCTCGACTCGGCCGAGAAAGACGCCGTCCGTATCGATACGATGCATAGGAGAGTCGCCCTGTCTGGCTCCGGCGCGGCCCAGCGGGGCTCGGGGCCAAGAAGGGCGTTGTCGGAGCGGGTCGTGGCCACGGTGGAGTCCGGCGTGGCGGTCGGCTCGGGGGAGTACCTGGTGGACGTGTACGTGGGCACGCCGCCCCGCCGGTTCCGGATGATCATGGACACGGGAAGTGACCTCAACTGGGTGCAGTGCGCGCCCTGCCTCGACTGCTTCGAGCAGAGCGGGCCCGTCTTCGACCCGGCGGCGTCCACCTCCTACCGCAACGTCACCTGCGGCGACGCGCGCTGCGGCCTCGTCTCGCCGCCGGAGACAGCGGCGCCCAGGGAGTGCCGCAGGCCACGGACCGACCCCTGCCCGTACTACTACTGGTACGGCGACCAGTCCAACACCACCGGCGACCTCGCCCTCGAGGCCTTCACCGTCAACCTCACGGGCGCCGCCGGGACCCGGCGCGTGGACGGCGTGGCGTTCGGGTGCGGCCACCGCAACCGCGGCCTCTTCCACGGCGCGGCGGGGCTGCTGGGGCTCGGGCGCGGCCCGCTGTCGTTCGCGTCGCAGCTGCGCGGCGTCTACGGGGGGCACGCCTTCTCCTACTGCCTCGTGGAGCACGGCAGCGCGGCCGGGAGCAAGGTCATCTTCGGCCACGACGACGCGCTGCTCGCGCACCCGCGGCTCAACTACACGGCCTTCGCGCCGGCCACGGGCACGGACACCTTCTACTACCTCCAGCTCAAGTCCGTCCTCGTGGGCGGGGAGGCGGTCAACATCCCGTCCGACACCCTGGCCGCCGGCGGCACCATCATCGACTCCGGCACGACGCTGAGCTACTTCCCGGAGCCGGCGTACCGGGCGATCCGGCAGGCGTTCATCGACCGCATGAGCCCGTCCTACCCGCTCATCCCGGGGTTCCCGGTGCTGAGCCCGTGCTACAACGTGTCCGGGGCCGGAAAGATCGAGGTGCCGGAGCTGTCGCTGGCGTTCGCGGACGGCGCGGCGTGGGAGTTCCCGGCGGAGAACTACTTCATCCGGCTGGAGCCGGAGGGCATCATGTGCCTGGCCGTCCTGGGCACGCCGCGCTCCGGCATGTCCATCATCGGCAACTACCAGCAGCAGAACTTCCACGTCCTCTACGACCTGGAGCTCAACCGGCTCGGCTTCGCGCCGCGCCGGTGCGCCGACGTctag